A genomic stretch from bacterium includes:
- a CDS encoding two-component regulator propeller domain-containing protein translates to MKKYLILFSVFFVAAISSNSFAQYPNWINYTNGQRVEALADNGNELWIGTGGGLVKLDKTTDSMTFYNKANSGLPENVVTAIAVDKNGNKWIGTFVGGLAKFDGTNWTVYNTSNSGLPHDCIDAVAIDNSENIWVATWAGLVKFDGTNWTLYDTSTGLPYNPGSFIAIDDSNNIWTACGGLTTGGLVKFDGTTWVVYDTSNSELPDNSIQTLIIDKNGNKYIGTYKGGLAKFDGTNWTVYDTSNSDLPYNFVGALAVDDDNNIWVGTQEAGLAKFDGTNWTVYDTSNSGLPDNSVRTIAIDSGNIWIGARGLTKFDGVNWKTYDYSNSGLPYDGVSSLAIDKNGNIWVGTVNRGVTIYTGNEGIEENSVSSITRQKAKLEVGRNPFLKSTILSYFIPTKTNVSLTLYDLSGRTVKILVNEEKEAGSYNLNLNAKDLPSGIYFATLATGKYKATQKLVLMK, encoded by the coding sequence ATGAAAAAATATTTGATTTTATTTTCTGTCTTTTTTGTTGCCGCAATCTCCTCTAATTCCTTTGCCCAATATCCTAATTGGATTAATTATACAAACGGGCAACGTGTGGAAGCTTTAGCTGACAATGGGAATGAATTATGGATAGGAACAGGAGGAGGATTAGTAAAATTGGATAAAACTACGGATTCTATGACTTTTTATAACAAGGCTAACTCGGGCTTGCCTGAAAATGTTGTTACAGCTATTGCTGTAGATAAGAACGGGAACAAGTGGATTGGAACATTCGTTGGAGGATTAGCAAAATTTGATGGGACAAATTGGACTGTATATAATACATCAAACTCTGGTCTGCCTCATGATTGCATAGATGCTGTTGCTATAGACAATAGTGAAAATATCTGGGTAGCCACGTGGGCAGGTTTAGTAAAGTTTGATGGCACAAATTGGACACTGTATGATACTTCTACTGGTTTGCCTTATAATCCGGGTAGCTTCATTGCAATAGATGATAGCAACAATATATGGACTGCATGCGGTGGCTTAACAACTGGAGGTTTAGTAAAATTTGATGGAACAACATGGGTAGTATATGACACTTCTAATTCTGAGTTGCCAGACAATTCTATTCAAACTCTTATCATAGACAAAAATGGAAATAAATATATTGGAACATATAAAGGAGGCCTAGCAAAATTTGATGGGACGAACTGGACAGTATACGATACTTCTAATTCTGATTTACCTTATAATTTTGTTGGTGCTCTCGCAGTAGATGATGATAACAATATATGGGTTGGAACACAAGAAGCTGGATTAGCAAAATTTGATGGAACTAATTGGACAGTGTATGATACTTCTAACTCTGGTTTGCCAGATAACAGTGTTAGGACTATCGCAATAGATAGTGGTAACATATGGATTGGAGCCCGTGGGTTAACAAAATTTGATGGAGTTAACTGGAAAACGTATGATTATTCCAATTCCGGGTTGCCTTATGATGGGGTATCCAGTCTTGCAATAGATAAAAATGGTAATATATGGGTAGGCACTGTTAATAGGGGAGTAACAATTTATACTGGGAATGAAGGCATAGAAGAAAATTCCGTTTCTTCCATAACGAGACAAAAAGCAAAATTGGAAGTAGGAAGAAATCCATTCTTAAAATCAACAATTCTTAGCTATTTCATACCTACCAAGACAAATGTTTCCTTAACTCTCTATGACCTTTCAGGTAGAACAGTAAAAATCCTTGTAAATGAGGAAAAAGAAGCAGGAAGTTATAATCTAAACCTGAATGCAAAAGATTTACCTTCAGGTATTTACTTTGCTACTCTCGCTACCGGTAAATATAAAGCAACCCAAAAACTTGTATTGATGAAGTAA